From a region of the Nocardioides ginsengisegetis genome:
- a CDS encoding ArnT family glycosyltransferase, translating into MTTQTAHRTGLATLLLGTAVLYLWGLGSSGWANSFYAAAVQAGSESWKAFFFGSSDAASSITVDKTPLSLWPMVLSVKAFGLSSWSILVPQALEGVAAVALLHASVRRTTGSAAAGLLAGAVLALTPVAVLMFRFDNPDAMLVLLLVGSAYATQRAVEATSVRWLALGGALVGLAFLTKMLQAFLVLPALALVYLLFAALPWRRRVLHLLVAFGSMVLAGGWWLAIVELWPAASRPYIGGSQDNSILELTLGYNGFGRLTGDETGSVGGGGGWGSTGLLRMFDSEIGGQVAWLLPAALFLGVAALWFARGRGPVTAGATLWLGWLVVTGLTFSLMAGIFHAYYTVALAPAVAALVAIGAHTLWQRRDALPVSGVLAFTTAFTTSLSFVLLDRAGDWHPWLKYVVATLGFAAALMLAGVRHLPRRVGHVVAATAIVAGLAGPTAYSLATAATPHTGSIPTAGPTGSTGTGGTRGPGGAAGGLLNGSTPGATLTAMLTSDASGWTWVAAAVGSNSAAGYQLASQEPVMAIGGFNGSDPSPTLAQFQTYVADGQIHYFIASGDGMGGPGGGMGGGPSAGGGTSSEIATWVAASFEAQTVDGVTVYDLSSGVV; encoded by the coding sequence ATGACGACCCAGACCGCCCACCGGACCGGCCTCGCCACCCTCCTGCTCGGCACGGCCGTGCTCTACCTCTGGGGGCTGGGCTCCTCCGGCTGGGCCAACTCCTTCTACGCCGCGGCCGTCCAGGCCGGGTCGGAGTCGTGGAAGGCGTTCTTCTTCGGCTCCTCCGACGCGGCGAGCTCGATCACCGTCGACAAGACCCCGCTCTCGCTGTGGCCGATGGTGCTCTCGGTGAAGGCCTTCGGCCTGTCCTCGTGGAGCATCCTCGTCCCGCAGGCCCTCGAGGGCGTCGCCGCGGTCGCGCTGCTGCACGCCTCGGTCCGGCGTACGACGGGGTCGGCCGCGGCCGGCCTGCTCGCCGGTGCGGTGCTGGCCCTGACGCCGGTCGCGGTGCTGATGTTCCGGTTCGACAACCCCGACGCGATGCTCGTGCTGCTGCTCGTCGGGTCGGCGTACGCCACCCAGCGAGCGGTGGAGGCGACCTCGGTCCGGTGGCTCGCGCTCGGCGGCGCGCTGGTCGGGCTGGCGTTCCTGACCAAGATGCTGCAGGCGTTCCTCGTCCTGCCGGCGCTGGCGCTGGTCTACCTGCTGTTCGCCGCCCTGCCGTGGCGCCGCCGGGTCCTGCACCTGCTGGTCGCGTTCGGCTCGATGGTGCTCGCGGGTGGCTGGTGGCTGGCGATCGTCGAGCTGTGGCCCGCCGCGTCCCGCCCGTACATCGGAGGCTCGCAGGACAACTCGATCCTCGAGCTCACCCTGGGCTACAACGGCTTCGGCCGGCTCACCGGCGACGAGACCGGCTCGGTCGGCGGGGGCGGCGGCTGGGGATCGACCGGCCTGCTGCGGATGTTCGACAGCGAGATCGGCGGCCAGGTTGCGTGGCTGCTGCCGGCCGCCCTGTTCCTGGGGGTCGCGGCGCTGTGGTTCGCGCGCGGTCGCGGGCCCGTCACCGCCGGCGCGACCCTCTGGCTGGGCTGGCTGGTGGTGACCGGCCTGACGTTCAGCCTGATGGCCGGCATCTTCCACGCCTACTACACCGTCGCCCTAGCCCCGGCCGTCGCGGCGCTGGTGGCGATCGGCGCCCACACCCTGTGGCAGCGCCGCGACGCGCTGCCCGTCTCCGGCGTGCTGGCGTTCACCACGGCGTTCACGACCTCCCTGTCGTTCGTCCTCCTCGACCGGGCGGGTGACTGGCACCCGTGGCTGAAGTACGTCGTGGCCACGCTCGGCTTCGCCGCCGCCCTGATGCTCGCCGGCGTCCGGCACCTCCCCCGCCGGGTCGGGCACGTCGTGGCCGCGACCGCGATCGTGGCCGGCCTGGCCGGCCCCACGGCGTACTCCCTGGCCACCGCGGCCACGCCGCACACCGGGTCGATCCCCACGGCCGGGCCCACGGGCTCGACAGGCACCGGCGGCACCCGCGGCCCCGGAGGCGCTGCCGGAGGGCTGCTGAACGGCAGCACTCCCGGCGCCACCCTCACCGCGATGCTGACCTCCGACGCGTCGGGCTGGACCTGGGTGGCGGCGGCAGTCGGCTCGAACTCGGCGGCCGGCTACCAACTGGCCAGCCAGGAGCCGGTGATGGCGATCGGCGGCTTCAACGGCAGCGACCCGAGCCCGACGCTCGCGCAGTTCCAGACCTACGTCGCGGACGGGCAGATCCACTACTTCATCGCGAGCGGCGACGGCATGGGCGGACCCGGGGGCGGCATGGGTGGCGGGCCGAGCGCGGGCGGCGGCACCTCGTCGGAGATCGCCACGTGGGTGGCGGCGAGCTTCGAGGCGCAGACGGTCGACGGGGTGACGGTCTACGACCTGTCCTCCGGCGTGGTGTAG
- a CDS encoding ATP-binding protein, with protein sequence MRDRLASLTARLVVTAVALVAVVSVLIATATTLAMRSTLLERLDRDVQSSVGRANDHDNDQDSGPRPPLDPRYQGPGTLIANLGNATPRGCVLSEEQRGCKALSTAALDVLARVPQDGGVHSVSLPAFGAYRVKVVGTSDGDLLVTGLPMTSVQETVNSLIGWELLLTLLGTGAAAAAGLLVVRRQLRPLHEVASTAHAVAALPLASGEIDLTERVPAHLTDERTEVGQVGAALNTLLAHVESSLEARHRSEQQVRQFVADASHELRTPLATIAGYTELARRRPDETTVRTALGKVEEESGRMTSLVEDLLLLARLDAGRPPERKPVDLTRLLLEAVSDARVIAPDHRWRLELGDDAVEVPGDGQQLHQVVTNLLTNARKYTPAGTTVTVRAIQRDGMRGFAVHDDGPGFEPELAAHAFERFARGDRARTRGPAAGGAGLGLALVQAIVTAHGGTVALDSRPGDTTVSVELPLTGD encoded by the coding sequence GTGAGGGACCGCCTCGCCTCGCTCACGGCCCGGCTGGTCGTCACCGCGGTGGCGCTGGTGGCGGTCGTCTCCGTGCTGATCGCGACCGCGACCACGCTGGCGATGCGCTCCACCCTGCTCGAGCGCCTGGACCGGGACGTCCAGTCGTCGGTCGGGCGCGCGAACGACCACGACAACGACCAGGACTCCGGCCCCCGGCCGCCGCTGGACCCGCGCTACCAGGGGCCCGGCACCCTCATCGCCAACCTCGGCAACGCCACGCCGCGGGGCTGCGTGCTCAGCGAGGAGCAGCGCGGCTGCAAGGCGCTCTCCACCGCGGCCCTCGACGTGCTCGCCCGCGTCCCCCAGGACGGCGGCGTGCACAGCGTGAGCCTGCCCGCGTTCGGCGCCTACCGCGTGAAGGTGGTCGGCACGTCCGACGGCGACCTCCTGGTCACCGGCCTGCCGATGACCAGCGTGCAGGAGACGGTGAACTCCCTGATCGGCTGGGAGCTCCTGCTCACCCTGCTGGGCACCGGGGCCGCGGCCGCCGCCGGCCTCCTGGTCGTACGTCGCCAGCTGCGACCACTCCACGAGGTCGCCTCCACCGCGCACGCGGTCGCCGCCCTCCCGCTGGCCAGCGGCGAGATCGACCTGACCGAGCGGGTGCCGGCGCACCTGACCGACGAACGCACCGAGGTCGGCCAGGTCGGCGCCGCCCTCAACACCCTGCTCGCCCACGTCGAGTCCTCGCTCGAGGCCCGGCACCGCAGCGAGCAGCAGGTGCGGCAGTTCGTCGCCGACGCCTCCCACGAGCTGCGCACCCCGCTGGCGACCATCGCCGGCTACACCGAGCTCGCCCGCCGCCGGCCCGACGAGACCACCGTTCGCACCGCCCTCGGCAAGGTCGAGGAGGAGTCGGGACGGATGACCTCGCTGGTCGAGGACCTCCTGCTGCTGGCCCGGCTCGACGCCGGCCGGCCCCCGGAGCGCAAGCCCGTCGACCTGACCCGGCTCCTGCTCGAGGCCGTCTCCGACGCCCGGGTCATCGCCCCCGACCACCGGTGGCGGCTCGAGCTCGGCGACGACGCGGTCGAGGTGCCCGGCGACGGGCAGCAGCTCCACCAGGTCGTGACCAACCTGCTCACCAACGCCCGCAAGTACACCCCCGCCGGCACCACCGTCACCGTCCGCGCGATCCAGCGCGACGGGATGCGCGGCTTCGCCGTGCACGACGACGGGCCGGGCTTCGAGCCGGAGCTCGCGGCGCACGCGTTCGAGCGGTTCGCCCGCGGGGACCGGGCCCGGACCCGCGGCCCCGCGGCCGGTGGAGCCGGCCTCGGGCTGGCGCTGGTGCAGGCGATCGTGACCGCGCACGGCGGCACCGTCGCGCTCGACTCGCGCCCCGGGGACACGACCGTGAGCGTCGAGCTGCCCCTCACAGGCGACTGA
- the hrpA gene encoding ATP-dependent RNA helicase HrpA produces the protein MSGPVDQQSAPTGDPTSELVIVYPDDLPVSQRRDDIAKAIRDHQVVIVAGETGSGKTTQLPKICLELGRGVATKGRDGRRTGGLIGHTQPRRIAARSVAERIASELGTELGDLVGYQVRFTDRTSRSSRVKLMTDGILLAELQRDRKLLKYDTIIIDEAHERSLNIDFLLGYLRRLLPQRPDLKLIITSATIDPERFARHFSVSAGSTSGEPQPAPIIEVTGRTYPVEVRYRPLMELPEEDEEGEAVTRDQTEAICDAVKELAAEGPGDILVFLPGEREIRDTADALSDLNLRNPLEVVPLFSRLSAAEQHKVFAPHTGRRVVLATNVAETSLTVPGIRYVVDTGVARISRYSVRTKVQRLPIEPISQASANQRSGRCGRVEAGIAIRLYSEEDFEARPEFTDPEILRTNLASVILQMTSLGLGDIARFPFVEPPDKRNVTAGVQLLEELGAVSTGGPADRQRLTRLGQRLARLPIDPRLGRMVLEAERLGCVREVIVIAAALSLQDPRERPAEFQAQADQQHARFKAEDSDFLTWLNLWRYIKEQQRELSSSAFRRMCKREYLNYLRVREWQDFESQLRQVCKEMKVEVGQTADVPDGDGIHQALLSGLLSHIGLLEEREKEKAGSGRRPMREYLGARGAKFAIFPGSGLARKNPQFLMAGELVETSRLWARQNAAIKPEWAERLGSHLVKRTHSEPHWSKKRAAVMAYERVTLYGVPLVADRLINYGNVDKALARELFIRHALVYGEWNTRHQFYAKNLQLLEQAEELEHRARRRDIVVDEHTLFDFYDARVGPDVVGGAHFDQWWKRERQKNPELLTFDPSMLTHETAEEIRRSDYPEEWVSGAGEGLTFPISYHFEPGAAEDGLTIDVPVATLNRVAADDFSWNVPGLREELVTALIRSLPKNLRVNFVPAPNRARDFLAAVPAGEEPLLDALERHFRSTTGVVVPREAWDWAKVPEHLRPTYRVVDEDGKEQARGKDLEALKEPLRPKFAQAMAEVAADSGITRTGETAWVFGTVEGSFTQKRAGHEVRGFPGLVDEGATVGLKVFGSASEQEAQHRLGVRRLLLLTTPSPVRKVLDGLDNAQKLGLAGSPYASVAELLDDCRAAVVQATIDARPAVRDEAAFEALRVAAAADQEAHLRAVMQDLIEVLAAWRHTEKSLSGRADMAQLPALTDMRAQLGRLVHRGFVGEAGTAQLRRYRVYLAAIDVRREKLDGGGNAVNRDRQLMDQIADLQDAWLHQLDALPDGRPPGAHLRQVRWMLEEYRVSLWAQHLGTPYPVSDQRLRKALAAGS, from the coding sequence ATGTCCGGACCGGTCGACCAGCAGAGCGCGCCCACGGGCGACCCGACGAGTGAACTGGTCATCGTCTACCCCGACGATCTGCCGGTCTCCCAGCGTCGCGACGACATCGCGAAGGCCATCCGGGACCACCAGGTCGTGATCGTGGCGGGGGAGACCGGGTCCGGCAAGACGACCCAGCTCCCGAAGATCTGCCTCGAGCTGGGGCGGGGCGTGGCCACGAAGGGCCGCGACGGGCGACGTACGGGCGGGCTGATCGGGCACACCCAGCCGCGCCGGATCGCGGCCAGGTCGGTGGCCGAGCGGATCGCGTCGGAGCTGGGGACCGAGCTGGGCGACCTGGTCGGCTACCAGGTCCGCTTCACCGACCGGACCTCGCGCAGCAGCCGGGTCAAGCTGATGACCGACGGCATCCTGCTGGCCGAGCTCCAGCGCGACCGCAAGCTGCTGAAGTACGACACGATCATCATCGACGAGGCCCACGAGCGGTCGCTCAACATCGACTTCCTGCTGGGCTACCTGCGCCGGCTGCTGCCCCAGCGTCCCGACCTCAAGCTGATCATCACCTCGGCGACCATCGACCCCGAGCGCTTCGCCCGGCACTTCTCGGTCTCGGCAGGCTCGACCAGCGGGGAACCGCAGCCGGCGCCGATCATCGAGGTGACCGGCCGGACCTACCCCGTCGAGGTCCGCTACCGGCCGCTCATGGAGCTGCCCGAGGAGGACGAGGAGGGCGAGGCCGTCACCCGCGACCAGACCGAGGCGATCTGCGACGCGGTCAAGGAGCTCGCGGCCGAGGGGCCCGGTGACATCCTGGTGTTCCTGCCCGGTGAGCGGGAGATCCGCGACACCGCCGACGCGCTCTCCGACCTCAACCTGCGCAACCCGCTCGAGGTCGTCCCGCTCTTCTCCCGGCTCAGCGCGGCCGAGCAGCACAAGGTCTTCGCCCCCCACACCGGGCGCCGGGTCGTGCTGGCCACCAACGTCGCGGAGACGTCGCTGACGGTGCCGGGGATCCGGTACGTCGTGGACACCGGCGTCGCGCGCATCTCGCGCTACTCCGTGCGGACCAAGGTCCAGCGGCTGCCGATCGAGCCGATCAGCCAGGCCTCGGCCAACCAGCGCTCGGGCCGGTGCGGCCGCGTCGAGGCCGGCATCGCGATCCGGCTCTACTCCGAGGAGGACTTCGAGGCCCGCCCGGAGTTCACCGACCCGGAGATCCTGCGCACCAACCTCGCCTCGGTCATCCTCCAGATGACCTCGCTCGGGCTCGGCGACATCGCGCGGTTCCCGTTCGTCGAGCCGCCCGACAAGCGCAACGTGACCGCCGGCGTGCAGCTGCTCGAGGAGCTCGGCGCGGTCTCGACCGGCGGCCCCGCGGACCGGCAGCGCCTGACCCGGCTCGGCCAGCGCCTCGCCCGGCTGCCGATCGACCCGCGGCTGGGTCGGATGGTGCTGGAGGCCGAGCGGCTCGGCTGCGTCCGCGAGGTCATCGTGATCGCCGCTGCCCTGTCGCTGCAGGACCCGCGCGAGCGGCCGGCGGAGTTCCAGGCCCAGGCCGACCAGCAGCACGCGCGCTTCAAGGCCGAGGACAGCGACTTCCTCACGTGGCTCAACCTGTGGCGCTACATCAAGGAGCAGCAGCGCGAGCTGTCCAGCAGCGCCTTCCGCCGGATGTGCAAGCGCGAGTACCTCAACTACCTGCGGGTCCGGGAGTGGCAGGACTTCGAGTCCCAGCTGCGCCAGGTCTGCAAGGAGATGAAGGTCGAGGTCGGCCAGACCGCCGACGTACCCGACGGCGACGGCATCCACCAGGCCCTCCTGTCCGGGCTGCTGTCCCACATCGGGCTCCTCGAGGAGCGGGAGAAGGAGAAGGCCGGCTCGGGACGACGCCCGATGCGGGAGTACCTCGGCGCCCGCGGCGCGAAGTTCGCGATCTTCCCCGGCAGCGGCCTGGCCCGGAAGAACCCCCAGTTCCTGATGGCCGGCGAGCTGGTCGAGACCAGCCGCCTGTGGGCCCGCCAGAACGCCGCGATCAAGCCCGAGTGGGCCGAGCGCCTCGGCAGCCACCTCGTCAAGCGCACCCACTCCGAGCCGCACTGGTCGAAGAAGCGGGCGGCGGTGATGGCCTACGAGCGGGTCACGCTGTACGGCGTACCGCTGGTCGCCGACCGGCTGATCAACTACGGCAACGTCGACAAGGCGCTCGCCCGCGAGCTGTTCATCCGGCACGCCCTCGTCTACGGCGAGTGGAACACGCGGCACCAGTTCTACGCGAAGAACCTCCAGCTGCTCGAGCAGGCAGAGGAGCTCGAGCACCGGGCCCGCCGGCGCGACATCGTGGTCGACGAGCACACCCTCTTCGACTTCTACGACGCCCGCGTCGGCCCCGACGTGGTCGGCGGCGCGCACTTCGACCAGTGGTGGAAGCGCGAACGCCAGAAGAACCCCGAGCTGCTCACCTTCGACCCGTCGATGCTGACCCACGAGACGGCCGAGGAGATCCGGCGCTCGGACTACCCCGAGGAGTGGGTGAGCGGTGCGGGCGAGGGGCTGACCTTCCCGATCAGCTACCACTTCGAGCCCGGTGCGGCCGAGGACGGCCTGACCATCGACGTCCCGGTGGCGACCCTCAACCGGGTCGCGGCCGACGACTTCTCCTGGAACGTGCCCGGCCTGCGCGAGGAGCTCGTCACCGCGCTGATCCGCAGCCTCCCGAAGAACCTCCGGGTCAACTTCGTGCCCGCCCCCAACCGGGCCCGCGACTTCCTCGCCGCCGTCCCGGCGGGGGAGGAGCCGCTGCTCGACGCCCTCGAGCGGCACTTCCGCTCCACCACCGGCGTCGTCGTGCCGCGCGAGGCCTGGGACTGGGCGAAGGTCCCCGAGCACCTGCGCCCGACCTACCGGGTCGTGGACGAGGACGGCAAGGAGCAGGCCCGCGGCAAGGACCTCGAGGCCCTCAAGGAGCCGCTCCGCCCGAAGTTCGCTCAAGCGATGGCCGAGGTCGCCGCCGACAGCGGCATCACCCGCACCGGCGAGACCGCCTGGGTCTTCGGCACCGTGGAGGGCTCCTTCACGCAGAAGCGCGCCGGCCACGAGGTCCGCGGCTTCCCGGGGCTCGTCGACGAGGGCGCCACGGTGGGCCTGAAGGTCTTCGGGTCCGCGTCCGAGCAGGAGGCGCAGCACCGGCTCGGCGTGCGGCGTCTGCTCCTGCTGACCACGCCCTCACCGGTCCGGAAGGTCCTCGACGGCCTCGACAACGCCCAGAAGCTGGGCCTCGCCGGGTCGCCCTACGCCTCGGTCGCCGAGCTGCTCGACGACTGCCGGGCCGCGGTCGTCCAGGCCACGATCGACGCCCGCCCGGCGGTGCGCGACGAGGCGGCCTTCGAGGCGCTCCGGGTCGCCGCCGCGGCCGACCAGGAGGCCCACCTGCGGGCGGTCATGCAGGACCTGATCGAGGTGCTCGCGGCGTGGCGGCACACCGAGAAGTCGCTGTCCGGCCGGGCCGACATGGCCCAGCTGCCCGCGCTGACCGACATGCGCGCCCAGCTCGGCAGGCTGGTGCACCGCGGCTTCGTCGGCGAGGCCGGCACCGCCCAGCTGCGCCGCTACCGCGTCTACCTCGCGGCGATCGACGTACGCCGGGAGAAGCTGGACGGCGGCGGCAACGCCGTCAACCGCGACCGCCAGCTGATGGACCAGATCGCCGACCTCCAGGACGCCTGGCTGCACCAGCTCGACGCGCTCCCAGATGGGCGTCCGCCCGGCGCCCACCTGCGGCAGGTGCGCTGGATGCTGGAGGAGTACCGCGTCTCGCTGTGGGCCCAGCACCTCGGCACGCCGTACCCCGTCTCCGACCAGCGGCTGCGCAAGGCGCTGGCAGCCGGGTCGTAA
- a CDS encoding aldo/keto reductase, translating into MITRRLGNRTVSAIGLGGMPLSRPGRDGSLPDRERAIATVHAALDLGVTLIDTADCYGPDDHPTDEGLGHNEEVIAEALRGRSEEVVVATKGGIRPDGADWPIDGRPAWLRQAVEGSLRRLGVDAIDLYQHHRPDPAVPYAETMGAMKELYDAGLVRAVGISNADPGQIAEAHAVLGDALVSVQNEFSPAFRTSLPELELCARLGLAFLPWSPLGGMQDAAGLGSTHAAFQEVARAHGVSPQQVCIAWILAQGDHVVPIPGASRPASIQDSAGAVHLRLTPEELARLDASGEGA; encoded by the coding sequence GTGATCACTCGACGCCTCGGCAACCGCACCGTCAGCGCGATCGGGCTCGGCGGGATGCCGCTGTCCCGGCCCGGCCGGGACGGCAGCCTCCCCGACCGCGAGCGCGCGATCGCCACGGTGCACGCCGCGCTCGACCTCGGGGTGACCCTCATCGACACCGCCGACTGCTACGGGCCCGACGACCACCCGACCGACGAGGGCCTGGGCCACAACGAGGAGGTCATCGCGGAGGCGCTCCGCGGCCGCTCCGAGGAGGTCGTGGTCGCGACGAAGGGCGGCATCCGCCCCGACGGCGCCGACTGGCCGATCGACGGCCGCCCGGCCTGGCTGCGTCAGGCCGTGGAGGGCTCGTTGCGCCGCCTGGGCGTCGACGCGATCGACCTCTACCAGCACCACCGCCCCGACCCGGCCGTTCCCTACGCCGAGACGATGGGCGCGATGAAGGAGCTGTACGACGCCGGGCTGGTCCGCGCGGTCGGCATCTCCAACGCCGACCCCGGCCAGATCGCCGAGGCGCACGCCGTGCTGGGCGACGCGCTGGTCAGCGTGCAGAACGAGTTCAGCCCGGCCTTCCGCACCAGCCTGCCCGAGCTCGAGCTGTGCGCCCGGCTCGGGCTGGCGTTCCTGCCGTGGAGCCCGCTGGGCGGCATGCAGGACGCGGCCGGCCTCGGGTCGACCCACGCGGCCTTCCAGGAGGTCGCCCGCGCCCACGGCGTCAGCCCGCAGCAGGTCTGCATCGCCTGGATCCTGGCCCAGGGCGACCACGTGGTGCCGATCCCGGGTGCCAGCCGGCCGGCCTCGATCCAGGACTCGGCGGGCGCCGTGCACCTCCGGCTGACGCCCGAGGAGCTGGCCCGCCTCGACGCGTCAGGCGAAGGTGCGTGA
- a CDS encoding type II toxin-antitoxin system PemK/MazF family toxin, which translates to MRSLLRRLTRRRRDAVAYAPRADGRPDPGEVVWAWVPYEEDASRGKDRPVLLVGRRGRQWLGLMLTSKDHDRDAADEARWGREWMDVGTGAWDRERRPSEVRLDRLIVLDHAGIRREGAALDRAVFERVVVEARRLHALP; encoded by the coding sequence GTGCGATCACTTCTCCGCCGGCTCACCCGTCGCCGCCGCGACGCCGTCGCCTACGCGCCCCGGGCCGACGGCCGCCCCGACCCGGGCGAGGTCGTGTGGGCCTGGGTGCCCTACGAGGAGGACGCGAGCCGCGGCAAGGACCGGCCGGTGCTGCTGGTCGGGCGCCGCGGACGGCAGTGGCTGGGCCTGATGCTGACCAGCAAGGACCACGACCGCGACGCCGCGGACGAGGCCAGGTGGGGCCGGGAGTGGATGGACGTCGGCACCGGCGCGTGGGACCGCGAGCGCCGCCCCAGCGAGGTCCGCCTCGACCGCCTCATCGTGCTCGACCACGCCGGCATCCGGCGCGAGGGCGCGGCCCTGGACAGGGCGGTCTTCGAGCGCGTCGTCGTCGAGGCGCGCCGCCTGCACGCGTTGCCCTGA
- a CDS encoding extracellular solute-binding protein, whose amino-acid sequence MRGPVLALALALAASLALAGCDSGTQQPAPLPTSATPRTPLEFGVYGPADEISAFQGVADNYNSLSQDSKVEVRSWPDHDGLIRAIRSGDDVPDVFMVSRGDLAWLQEQGLTQPVDAMLDERGVDFGDGYSREALQAFSSDNRLQCMPYGVSPMVIFYNKELIDFDTMIARGLDAPDISHGATKWTFEQFAAAAEFATRPRKGTHGLYVDPTLRGLAPFIYSGGGKLFDDDNQPTSLAFSDGDTQAALERTLELLRDPHLTLSQDEVERATPLKWFERGKLGMIEGFRSLVPELRQVQGLEFDVMPMPVLDSSATIGDITGLCISKDAASTPEAADFLVHALSAQSVGRVTHAGYLAPANLDVALSDVFLQPGRLPAHSNVFNTAVRSMQVPPLLDSYSDLERAVSGTLQEMLNIPVLDDLLGLSEEVDAESRTVLDPESASPSATPSG is encoded by the coding sequence GTGCGCGGTCCCGTCCTGGCCCTGGCCCTGGCCCTCGCCGCCAGCCTGGCCCTCGCCGGCTGCGACTCGGGCACCCAGCAGCCCGCGCCCCTCCCGACCAGCGCGACGCCCAGGACGCCCCTGGAGTTCGGGGTCTACGGCCCCGCCGACGAGATCTCGGCCTTCCAGGGGGTCGCGGACAACTACAACTCGCTCTCGCAGGACAGCAAGGTCGAGGTCCGCTCGTGGCCCGACCACGACGGCCTGATCCGCGCGATCCGCAGCGGCGACGACGTCCCCGACGTCTTCATGGTCTCCCGCGGCGACCTCGCCTGGCTGCAGGAGCAGGGCCTGACCCAGCCCGTCGACGCGATGCTCGACGAGCGCGGCGTGGACTTCGGCGACGGCTACTCCCGCGAGGCGCTGCAGGCCTTCAGCTCCGACAACCGTCTGCAGTGCATGCCCTACGGGGTCTCGCCGATGGTGATCTTCTACAACAAGGAGCTCATCGACTTCGACACCATGATCGCGCGCGGCCTCGATGCCCCCGACATCAGCCACGGCGCCACCAAGTGGACCTTCGAGCAGTTCGCGGCGGCCGCCGAGTTCGCCACCCGCCCCCGCAAGGGCACCCACGGCCTGTACGTCGACCCGACCCTGCGCGGCCTCGCACCCTTCATCTACAGCGGCGGCGGCAAGCTCTTCGACGACGACAACCAGCCGACCTCGCTGGCGTTCTCCGACGGCGACACCCAGGCCGCACTGGAGCGGACACTGGAGCTCCTCCGCGACCCTCACCTCACCCTCAGCCAGGACGAGGTCGAGCGAGCCACGCCGCTGAAGTGGTTCGAGCGCGGCAAGCTCGGGATGATCGAGGGCTTCCGCTCGCTCGTCCCCGAGCTGCGTCAGGTGCAGGGCCTCGAGTTCGACGTGATGCCGATGCCCGTCCTCGACAGCTCGGCGACCATCGGCGACATCACCGGTCTGTGCATCTCCAAGGACGCGGCCTCCACCCCCGAGGCCGCGGACTTCCTCGTCCACGCCCTGTCCGCGCAGTCCGTGGGCCGGGTGACCCATGCGGGCTACCTCGCCCCGGCCAACCTCGACGTCGCCCTGTCCGACGTCTTCCTCCAGCCGGGCCGGCTCCCCGCGCACAGCAACGTCTTCAACACCGCCGTGCGCTCCATGCAGGTCCCGCCGCTGCTCGACTCCTACTCCGACCTGGAGCGCGCCGTCAGCGGCACCCTGCAGGAGATGCTCAACATCCCGGTCCTCGACGACCTCCTGGGCCTGAGCGAGGAGGTCGACGCGGAGTCCAGGACGGTGCTCGACCCCGAGAGCGCCTCGCCGAGCGCGACGCCCTCGGGCTGA
- a CDS encoding response regulator transcription factor, giving the protein MELTRADGSPLRVLVVDDEVNIAELISMALRYEGLDVATAHTGSKAVSTAKEFKPDAVVLDMMLPDFDGLEVLRRMRSADPDVPVLFLTARDAVEDRIAGLTAGGDDYVTKPFSLEEVVARLRGLMRRAGAQQATSSSVLTVGDLSLDEDSHEVFRGGEEISLTATEFELLRFLMRNPRRVLSKAQILDRVWNYDFGGQANVVELYISYLRKKVDAGRDPMIHTMRGAGYVLKPAS; this is encoded by the coding sequence ATGGAGCTGACCCGGGCCGACGGATCCCCCCTGCGCGTGCTGGTGGTGGACGACGAGGTCAACATCGCCGAGCTGATCTCGATGGCGCTGCGCTACGAGGGCCTCGACGTCGCGACCGCCCACACCGGCAGCAAGGCGGTGTCGACGGCGAAGGAGTTCAAGCCGGACGCGGTCGTGCTCGACATGATGCTGCCCGACTTCGACGGTCTCGAGGTGCTGCGCCGGATGCGCAGCGCGGACCCCGACGTACCCGTGCTCTTCCTGACCGCCCGCGACGCCGTCGAGGACCGGATCGCCGGCCTGACCGCGGGCGGCGACGACTACGTGACCAAGCCCTTCTCGCTCGAGGAGGTCGTGGCCCGGCTCCGAGGGCTGATGCGGCGGGCCGGCGCCCAGCAGGCCACGTCCAGCTCGGTCCTGACCGTCGGCGACCTGAGCCTGGACGAGGACAGCCACGAGGTCTTCCGCGGCGGCGAGGAGATCTCGCTGACGGCCACGGAGTTCGAGCTGCTGCGCTTCCTGATGCGCAACCCGCGCCGGGTGCTGTCCAAGGCGCAGATCCTCGACCGCGTCTGGAACTACGACTTCGGCGGCCAGGCCAACGTCGTCGAGCTCTACATCTCCTACCTGCGCAAGAAGGTCGACGCCGGGCGCGACCCGATGATCCACACGATGCGCGGCGCCGGCTACGTCCTGAAGCCGGCCTCGTGA